From the Schistocerca piceifrons isolate TAMUIC-IGC-003096 chromosome 2, iqSchPice1.1, whole genome shotgun sequence genome, the window tgccttgatatacctgggcagtgagtcaagcatagcttggatggcgtgtacaggtacagcttcaacacgataccacagttcatcataggtagtgaccggcgtattgtgacgagccagttgctcggccaccattgaccaaacgtttccagttggtgagagatctggagaatgtgctggccagggcagcagtagaacattttctatatccagaaaggcccgtacaggacctgcaacatgcggtcgtgcactaccctgctgaaatgtagggtttcgcagggatcgaatgaagggtagagccacgggtcgtaacacatctgaaatgtaacgaccaaccttgtgtggatgctctgaaaagctaatcattcgcatatcacagtatcttcttgctatcggttaaatttcgcgtctgttgcacatcatcgtcttggtgtagcaattttaatggcctgtagtgtataagaTAATCTGCTTTTGTTCGTTAAGTCGTCAACAACCATTAAAATACGAAGTAGCATAAAACAACTGAACTTTTTGTCACGGCCACCTGGACTGTAAAGTCCACGTGTGATTGACGTATCACCTGGAAGATTAGGTCTGCTTAGCAAAAAGCGATCCTCTTATTGTAACAGGTCCATCGTGCGCCATTAGCGCTAGTGATGGATGCCAGCCAGCATGCTTTCATACGTTCAGGCCAGTTCTCTACCAAAGTGTCGAGAATAGTGGGAAAACTTCGTGGTTTTGTTTTATCCCGTAAGTTGACGGAGGCCCAAACTATTTGCAGCGAGTACGATCGAGAGCTGCTGGCCGCCGTGCGACATTTCTGTCTTACGTCGATGCTAGGCCGTCTACAATTTACGCAGATCATAAGCCAATCACCGTTAACAAGATCAAGAAAGATCGTTGGCGTGGCATTTCTGACAGCTGGAGTTTACTGGGCAATTCACAACATACTCGTACATAGTGCACACCGGATGGCAGAAAATGTAGTGACTGATTTTTTTCTCAGAGTCGGCGAAATTTCTTTTGCATTAAACTACCATCAGCTTAGGGTAGCACAAGCTACGAACGAGCAACTGCAACAAAATTTGCACGACTGTACAACAGCTCTTCAGCGCAAACAAGTGTGGTTGTCAGGTGCACAGGACCTTACTCGTATTTGGTCTGACGTGTCTAGACTCTCACCTAGATCATACCTGCCTGGAACACTATAAAGAGCGGTTTTTTGGCAGTGTTCGCAACCTCATCCATTCCACTGCAAAAGCCACCATTAAAATCATTATCGAAAAATTTGGGTGACCCAGTTTTAAAAAAGACTGTCTAGAGTGTGTGTTGCATGTCAACAGTGCAAAGTTGTCAGGCAAGTATTCAAGCTTGCGGAAGAATTTACTGAGACAACAAATAGTTTTTCTCACGTTTACATACTCCTCGTAGACCCATGTCCGCCATCGTAGGGACATCGCTACATATTTACAGCTGTACACACAATCATTCTCTAGATGAACGCGTGTTAATTATAACTAGACGTcggcaaacatcgcagtacccacatccagcGAGACCATACTTAGTGAAAACTAACAAATATGCAGAGATGGtggtagaccttttgtgttggccatcatgccggtgtgggcgtggtgGGCCTCCATCTGCTCGGAGTTATATACATTGGGCGGAGGCAACAGCAGTTGCTGGAATATCAGTAGAAATAACAGCAAACGCCTTCCTAAAAGTGTGGGTTTCTCGTTTTGGCTGTCTGTCTCATGTTACCACGAACTAGGATGATCAATTTGAGTCGTCACTATTTCTGGAACTGTCTAGAGGGTGTGGGTCCCAGCATTATCATACCACCACCTAGCAACACGCAAACAATGGgatgcgctgtgtgtgtgtgtgtgtgtgtgtgtgtgtgtttgtgtatgtttgtgtttggagCTTACGGACTCCTAAtggtgaggttatcagtcccttacaCACATTTGGATAAAATAGCAAGTGCTAATACAGACCCTGAAACAACGAATAAAGACTAAAATGTGTTTTCcaggagattaaaactgaagtaaaacGACAGAGAACCTAATAGAAAGACACAGGGAAATCTGAATGGTTGTCCACATGGATACGCCAGTCACCCTGCGAACACCTTCAAATCGTTCCCctaaaactctgagaaaaataatgGACaggtcacagaactttaaaactcgaACCACATTCGTGTGAACGCTACTTAAAATGGAAGGCGAATCTGTCGGCAAATCCAGTAGGAAAGCTAAATACGGTCCAATAAAATGTGACACACAGTTATTTGTACCTCACAAGCACCACATATTGGAGGGTCCTCTAGCCGGAGTAAGAAGCCAtgtgtcataggactgtggcctataCAAAGACGAGTAAGAAGGACCTCGTCCCGTAGACGTCGCTGGAAGGACGTACACCAtggagcttattgaaaatgggatGATAGATCGCCGGCATACAAAGCTTCATCTATGTGCCATGAGAATAGCTGCACAGCTGTGCTACCACTGGTTTTGCTGGCCCTCCAGACAGCCCATAACCCAGACCTTGGATCATCAACTGCAGAAAGACATTGCTCCTGCCGTCGGAGTATTTTTCATCAATCGGAGACAGAGCtactatatacactgaggtgacaatagtcataggatacctcctaatatcgcgttgaAACTCCTTTCGCAGGTGTAGTGCAGAAGCTTGACGTGGCATtgactaaacaagtcgttggaagtcccctgtagaaatattgacccAAGCTGCCTatacagccgtccataatcgcgaaagtattACGCATGcgcgattttgtgcacgaactatcATGGCatctatgtcccataaatgttcgatggcattaatATTTGGAGATCTAGGTGGCTCAatgattcgctcgaactgtccagaatgttcttcaaattaatCGTGAACAATTCTTGCCTCTTAATGATGCACTGTCCTTCACAaaagttccatcattgtttgggaacatgatgtctatgaatggctgcaaatggtctccaagtagccgaacataaccattaccaTTCAGTGattccttgttggcaacttgggtccatggcttcgtggggtcggtacctaccatcagctcttaccaactgaaatagggtctCATCTGGTCTGGGCACGGTTTTGCGATAGTATAGGATCCAACCGGTatagtcacgagtccaggagatgcgctgaaggcgatgtcgtgctgttagcaaaggcactcgcatcggtcgtgttctgctgtagcccattaacgccaaatttcgccgtactgtcctagtGGATACGATCACCGTACGTCCCACTCCGATTTCTGCAGCCATTCCACGCAATGacgcgtgtctgttagcactgacaactctctgcaaacgccactgctctcgatcgttaagagaaggccatcggctactgcgttgtccaagGCGAAATGTAATACCtaaaattttatattctcggcCTTGTCCTGACAATGTGGAtctcgaaatagaatgtcccatgcgtagcCGTAAGACCATAGTCATGTCGGAGACTATTTCACGtggatcaccagagtacaaatgacacctctgcCAACACACGTTTACACCTTGAGTAAGTGATAATACCGGCATCTGTATATCTGCTTGCTGTATATCTGCTTGCTGCTATCCCAtggcttatgtcacctcagtgtatgctggTACAAGTCAACCTGCCAGTAGCTAATCTGCGCCCCTCATCAACGCCTCGACACGGAGATCGAAGAGTGTTCTTCCACCACGACCTTTAGACACGCTCACACATGATATTGCGAGAGGACGTGGTTCTCCCTTCGTTGCAACCACGATACTCCGGACGTTCCCAGACGCTAAAACGTGAGAAATGTACCGCAAAAATAATATAAAACGACAAGTAAATGACTGTGTCAACGGAACGGataaaagcagtgtattttctaactCCAGATGTACGTGGACAAAAAGTAGATACGCTGGACACTACACCAGCTACTTAGATTCAACCAGACAGTGATGCTGGTCAGAGCATCAGCGTCGATTCAGGAAACGACCCCGCAGGAAGTGCCGAAGAGACCGGCGGGCCAGTGGGAACGACGTACATACTCGCCCATCCCCAGGAACTCCACTCTAGcgcttgattgtgtgtgtgtgtgtgggggggggggggggagttgtagcGTTTTTACTCTTAGCTGTAGTTTTGACAGTTCTTTTGCCTTTTGGTTATCAAGTGAGAATCTGATTAATGAAGTGAACAAATCTTGTTAAACTGAGTACGTGTATGTCTCCATATATTAATGGCTGTGAAGATGGAAGCAACGAATAAGAGTTTCCAGCTCGACAAACACTGAAAAACCACTCATTTTACGTCTACAACTCTCAGACTCTCAGATTATCACAATGTCATCCATTTTAACAGTTAGCCACTTAATGGGTAATCTCTGTGCTTTTGTTGACGCTGTGCCAGGTTTGTTTTTCTCTTAGACGCATTAAGTTTTATCTATGACTGACACTCATTCTCCCGACAGTGCTACCTCTGACGCACGCGAGTTTACTCCACAGTATTACGTTAAGTGAAAATAAATCCTGGCGGCCACTCAAATTGAAGACGACTGTAAAGTCATCACCCGAAATATCTGAAGAAGGAATAACACTATCGCTAATGCACTCccgaaagatgatgaaatgataggCTACTGTCACGTCACATCCCCTCCTTCACTAAATTTATCGCTACATTTATTCTTCTTGTGTCTCTTGTACTTGGCTGAGAAAATGACCTTGGTATTTTTCCATGGCAACTCTATCATCGGTGCAGAGACCGGGCTATTGTCGGATATATAAAGCATTGGAAAGCGTACAGCTGGGCATCAGTATTCCTGTGGCGACTACAGAAGGTATTCAGAGACGTTCATCATGATAAAACAGGCCGTGTGTCTGCTCCTGCTAACAGGATGTGCCGGTAAGAGCGCCGTTTGCTTGCATCCCCCCGCATTGTGCTGCCTGTCACAGGAGgcagtaatttttattattttttttctcctTATACTAGGCTGTGTAGTCGgtcagaatttcaacttgaacctCTACATCTTTACCCTGCAAACCGGTGTATAGTGGCGAGCCTGGTGGTCTAGTGCTGAAACGCGTGCCTGGAAAACGAGAAGTCGCCACACCGAACACCGGAAATTTTTCAGTCTGGTTTTTAACCTAGTCTTTACCTGTCGGTGTTGCGAAGATTCGCCAGGGACAAAGTGCGATCAGCATTCCACGTTAAGCTGTAGGTCCCCTTTCTCCTTTAAGTTTAGAGGGGTAGGTTAGCGAGACGTATGTCTCGCAAGtgacgtccagttgaaagacttgcacaggCCATAGAGCCATGCGAAATCATTATTACTATACAGTGCGTGGCAGAGTTCGATTCGACTCAATATTAGCTACTCCATCGGGGTACAGAAGCCTCTCTGCCTAATTTCTCTTACGCAGGCGAGTTATAGAATAGTCACATATGTTTTATGGAATACCGTTTCTAAAACTTTATCCAGTAATTCCCACGTAAGTTCCTCTGTCCCACTTTCTCTGTGAGGTATAGCATATATGATCCAAGTAGCACACGTCTGAATCTACTATAACATATATTTAATGAGGACTACAAACACAATTTGTATACTTTTTCCAGTTCATAATGGGATTGGTACAGCCATCAGTATGCATGGTACAAAGAAATAAGCAATCTTCGTTACACcgttaaaaatttttgttgtttcccAACGACGTGTTTCACCTTTATTCAGGCATCTTCTGACTGCCTGATATTTGGTAGCGATGGGTACATGGGACACCGCTCATAAAATATCCCAGCAGATAAATGCCTCTTGTCAAAGCTGTAAAAACATTGCATTGCACTTTATTACGGCGTGCCGCGCAGTCCAATGCAACGAGAATATGCACTACACCTCCGGCATGCTTATGATGCAAAGCCTTACCATAAGTCTGATCCCATTCGGTTTGCATTCGACCGCACGACGTGCCGTAATAGGGACACCGCACGGTGTTTTTAAAGCTTCGACAATTGGCATTTAATTGCTTGGATGTTTTATGAGCAGTATCCCACGTACGCATCGCTACTAAATATAAGCCAATCCGAGGACGTCTAAATAAAGGTGAAAGGCGTCATtcggaaatattaaaaaaatttaacactgaACCAATactgcttgtttcttcatatcaTTTGTTTACGATTTTAGTTACAGATACAATGAACAACCAACAAATTTAGGTCTTCCAAATGTTTTTCCAACACAAATTTGACGTCTACGAATCAACTTCGTACCGCTTCTTAGTTTTAGCCATAATATAAACTGTTAGAAAAAAAAGCGTACTACGAAGAaagtatccaaatgggacggaaatcagcagatgtaacgtacgtgtacagacaaataaCTGATAACAATTTGCGAAAATTGGAATGATTTATTCACGAGTATTCATGAGGGAGATCTTCAAAAACTGAGCAagacaataacgcgttggttctcTTTTGGCTTTTGAGCAAGCACttactcggcttggcactgactgataaactcgttgggtgtcctcctgagggttatCGTGGCAAATTCTCCCCAATTGGCTCGTTAGATTGTCGAAATCACTAGCTAGTTGTAGGTCCCTGTCAATAAAAACTTCTCAGtagcggggggtgggggtggggggtggggtggagatCTGGCCACACCGCtgaccaaggcagggtttggcaagcacgaggacaaaGAGTAGGAACCCTCGCTGTGTGGGGGTGGGCAACACctttctgaaatgtaagtccaggatggcttgtcatgaagggcaacaaaacggagggtagaatatcgtcgatacTGCACTCCACAGCGGAGTATGCACTGTATAGGAGTTCTGTGGAAGATTTATTGCGGAAAGCGAGATTCCAGTATCGAGTCAAGATTCTGCACACAGTATTAATGTGCAATTCCAGACGAGTAAAGATCACTTACAGGTACCACTGGTAGAGATCAATCGGCATACACTGGATGACACTCCACTTATGAAGTTCCTGGGCATCTAGGTGTATAACAAACTGCTAGGCCTTTTGCACATTGACAGCTGTCTGAGAGTGTTGACAAACAGGAATGCTTGCgtattttccaaatttccattcaatTATGCCCTATGGTATAATGTTATGGGGCATTGCAACTAAGGTGGAAAAGTGGCCATTCTATAGAATCGTGCAGTACGAATATTGCATCAAACTGATAACCGAACACCGTGTAGAAACGTCTTCAGGGACGTAGGGGTGCGTCAGTCAGTACAATTATTCCGTAAAAGTATTATTGGTTAATAACAGGAGTGACTTTAGGATGAATTCATGAATtcacaataacaataatagaagtagaaataatttctgtgtagACCATATGTCAACCTCTAGGATTGAGGATACTCATGCAAAGTGTATAACAGGTTGCCAGTGGAGAACATGTAGGACACTGGTTATcctcaactacacacatcaaaaaagttttgcatcaactcggttccgagtgttccggaacctgtacagaaattggaatagagatcaacataaacatcatttccgccctttttactcctcatgaaaatcacacattgcttcttgtaccaccacacagcgagaccctcagaggtggtggtccagattgctgtacacatctgcACTTctgatacccagtaacacgtcctcttgcgttgatgcatgcctgtattcgtcatggcatactatccgcaagttgtacggattgtcgcactcctcaacggcgattcggtgcagtgtttggtgggtcacgtcgtccataaacagcccttttcaatacctctcaggcatgttcgatagggttcttgtctggagaacatgctggccgctctggTCTAATGAtgccgttctcctggaggaagtcattcacaagacgtgcacgatggggacgtgaattgtagtccatgaagacgaatgcctccccaatatactgccgacatggttgcactattggtcggaggatggctttcacgtatcgtacaaccgttatggagccttccatgatcaccagcagcgtacgtcggccccacataatgccaccccaaagcagcagtgAACCTCCAGCTTGCTAGacctcgctggacagtgtggctaaggcgttcagccagaccaggttgcctccaaaaacaTCTCCggtgattgtctgcttgaaggcatatgcgacactcatcgctgaagagaacgtgatgccaagccTAATCGGTCCATTCGGCCTGTTGTTGGGCCcgcatcgcgctgcatggtgttgtggtagcaaagatggacctcgtcatggacgtcggaagtgaagttgcgcatcatgtagcctattgatcacagtttgagtcgtaacacgacatactgtggctgcacgaaaagcactattcaacatggtggccttgctgtcaggtttcctcgagccataatccataggtagcggtcatcattgcagtagtagccctttggcagcCTATGTCATCGACAGTTGATGTGTCTGTGATTcccctctatgtccgaacaacatcgctttggttcactccgagacgcctgaacacttgccttgttgagagcctatcgtggcacaaagtaagaatgcggacgcgatcgaaccgctgtattgtacgacagacaacacgagccgtgtacctcctccgtctaataggcgctgttcatgcatggttgtttacatctttggccggctttagtgacatctctgaacagtcaaggatatccacagtcaacgtctgtcttcaggagtcttgGGAACAGGGGTgatcaaaacgtttttgatgtgtgtatttacaaacAAAATAAGAGAATGCCTTGAGACATTACTGCCACTTTACGctaagcaataattttttttccctGCATTTCGTAGCTACTTTCGTTTATAGTGTACTGGGCATATTTAATAGGAGGAAATTTGGCGTTTTTCTGACCGTCACCACTCGCGGATTGGTCTGTGTGTCCTCTTTGTCAACAAGAGGCGATCATGAATCTCATTAGAAAGGGCGAACGTCCCCTGGGAACTGGGCAGCTTTCGAGTAAGTATGGCTGCAGCCTGCTTGTTGCTTTTGTGGACCGAGCTGGCGACTCTCCTTGCGCTGAGTGGAAGGCGACATGTCGCCACTGCCGTTCCTATTCTGTTTGGACATCAGGCGTGAggcgagcttgggtagctcagaagttagagtacttgctcgcgaaaggcaaaggtcccgagttcgagtctcggtccggcacacagttttaatctatcaggaagtttcatatcagcccacactccgctgcagagtgaaaatctcattaaggaaacatgccccaggctgtggctaagccatgtctccgcaatatcctttcttccatgagtgctagttctgcaagtttcgcaggagagtttggaaagtaggagacgaggtactggcggaagtgaagctgtgaggacggggcgtgagccgcgcttgggtaggtcagatgttagagcacttgcccccgaaaggcaaaagtcccaagttcgagtctcggtgcggcacacagttttaatctgccaggaagtttcatgaaaagaAGAGACAGGACACTGATTTCGACCAGTGTGGGAAGGTCCGCTGCTTTCGCTCCAAATTTTGGTGTACCTGATCGCACTAAGTCACCCTGCCTTTGACCTTCGTGCAAAGAAGCCGAGCAGTCGATGAGCCGCTGATccgttcctgtaccaacctcttatTTGTTAAAGTGTGTTCTGAGCACTAGGAGTGCGAAATTTCTGCAGGATTCCCCCGTTATTCTATGACATAAGCGATATTGTGATTTGTCGCATTGGCAACAACATTGAGTTGTCGTCTTTATAAAGAGTTTTTTTAGGACATTGTGGACGGAGACCTATGTTTAGTGGGCAATTGACCGCTGCCTCCTGTGAAGCTCACAAGAGTCACAACTGTGATGGCATGGTCCATATTCTCAGCGGTTCATTACTTGCTTGTTGTGACATGTAACTTGTGTTATTACTTTCGTTGTAATTTGTGGCATCATGTTGTAGTTTTAACTTTGTTTTTGGCGATGTGCCCCGTGGGTAGATCTTGTTGCATTGTCTCCTACCAATCTCCCACAATTTTTGTCACTACCTCACAGCATTAGCGCCATTTGATCATTTGATTTGAGTTTTCTGTCAATTTTTGTCGTGAATTTTGTCACTTATGAGAGAAAATCAGCGTCTATTAATCAGAGGCTTTAGTTAGATCCCAAGATcccttatatgaagggcttatttcaatagtggtacaagtccttttctgttcattctgagatacagagtcctaaagttaaatgagcgctgaaaaatgtgcagttgagataccagaaatattcaagtatatatactcaaCTGCAGATTTTATATATACTTTTATATACTTTTTATATATAATTGAGTATTTCTGGTATCTGAActgtagatttttcagcgctcatataactttatgactctgtatctcagaatgaacagaagtggacttgtgccactattgaaataagccctacaTTTCCATGGTTAGGCGACCCACTAGTAATAAATATGGTCCACATCTGAGCTTCTTGTTGTCACTGCGACAGCGTTATCGCTCTGCATAGTGGCCAAGCTTAACGATCAGTTACACTAAGAATTTAGAGAAGAAAACGAGCATTCTCCTCTCGTTCGTTTGCTTGATCAGATATTTGTTATATAACGATCTTTGCACTTATGCTCCTGTACTCTGATCCAGAACCGAGACGCAACTGGCGACCTGATTAACCCCTTATATTACGTTTCATCACAATACTTGCGCAGTTGTAATATTTGTGTTGGATAGATCGTAGTTTCGCCAGTGTACAGAGAGGTGATAGTGGTCTGCGTAAAATTAGAGAAATGTTTTGTTTAAAGTATTAGATGATAGCAGCAGCTGAGTGGTATGGGAAACGCTATAGCTTTTTCTAAACAACCTATTTTTCTTCTAAAACACCTGTTTAAAGTAATCTAGAGGTAATTAACAATAAATGACATTTTGAATAGATTAGTGCTTGTCACAATTTGTCGTCAGCACACTTTACAGCAGTAGCTAGCAGTGATAGATCCTGCCTGTTAACGTTTAACTTAATTCGCTCCTAATCGCTGAAGGTTGTCCTTCATGACGATTTGGCGTCACGAAGCGTGAATGAATGTGTGGATGTCTGAACACAGCGCACTCTCTGCTGTACAATAAAAGATGGTCTGTAGCAATAAATTTCTTTTGTACATGTCGCCATACACCTCTGTGTCTGTTTCCAGTCGCATACCCCAAGGTGACGATGCTATTCCGGGAGCCGGACAGCTACCTGGGCGAGGTGATGTGCTGCCACGGCATCTTCAATACTCCGCACTACTACAACGACGTCTACCAGGTGACCGCGCTCTACCTCAGCTCACACATCCGCAACTCCTCCAGCTTGGAGATCGGTCCGGAGCCGCAGAACATCAGGGTCACCATGAGCGAGCAGCCGCCCGGAGGGGAGTGGAAGGTGGTCGCCTCCTACAACTACACAGAAGTCGCGGAGCCCCTGCAGCTCCTGAGGATTCCCATGAGCTACACCACCAACACGGCCTCCTGGTTCATATTCGAGATCTGGTACGGTGGGGCCCTCACCTATCCTCAGTACTCACCTTTCAATATTCCCGTCGCAccctacaacaccacattcaattACTACATTCTTGGCATGGATTACGAATACCTTGGTGTCCCAGTATAAAAGACGAATTGTGTATCAGGTAACAAATATAAGCTACACTCTGTTATTCAGTATGTATCAAAATCGAAAATGCTTGAAGAAAATTATTGACAACATTACTAAGCATTATTGCATATGTTTGTATTATATCTGCTGAAAATAAACCTTGGAATGAAGAGTACCATATCCGTTACCTCTTGTCTGATTGTCTTTATACCCCATCACAATGCTCTTTTTCGATTCGTTGTTTTGTTTACATGGATTATCAACCCATACAATCGCCAAGTGGTCTACCAATACGGGACTCTAGTTGAAACGTCTTAATACATTTTTTACTTGAAccgaaataactgagaaggtgaaacttcttaatttaattctgATACTGCTGAGGGAAATTGAACGCAAGTGAACCTGCTCGAACTGCTgactgaaactgaacgtactgcttctttgcttgtctttatcatttcatatcTGACCCACAGGATTATTCCTGacaaataaaattcaaatgcaATCTCACTGCtcaaacaattaacacaaaagaatggccctgaattagaagaaatcctaacaataccGTAACATTTCATATGACACTTACCTAAAAAAAACCTTCATTACACGAACAACAGCGATAGAGCAAgtaccaatacagccagctaaataaaagagtctaactactgtaggctcggactactaataggcatgtggttagcaaaggaaagattttgttgcagagcaaacaacgtatttagcaaattttaccttaatcatgtgacaaccagttcaaaaattgtattatcgtccgtgacatccagttccaaaaaattatataatcgtcaataattttaaatctctatgacggacacgtccagaccgtccgctcgcgctaacacttcagacctctaacctccatcatcgctaacttccaacctccatcactgctggctattcacctccaactgcgagccCGACCAGCTACACAGCGCTGTCcgagttattaatgcagtctattgcgctgccaacatacagacacattaacaggctacttacatagtaTTAGCTGATGATAATGCAACTGGATCCTGACTTGCCACCTAAGACACGTACCCGCTTACGGC encodes:
- the LOC124777835 gene encoding uncharacterized protein LOC124777835, which gives rise to MIKQAVCLLLLTGCAVAYPKVTMLFREPDSYLGEVMCCHGIFNTPHYYNDVYQVTALYLSSHIRNSSSLEIGPEPQNIRVTMSEQPPGGEWKVVASYNYTEVAEPLQLLRIPMSYTTNTASWFIFEIWYGGALTYPQYSPFNIPVAPYNTTFNYYILGMDYEYLGVPV